From the Halichoerus grypus chromosome 3, mHalGry1.hap1.1, whole genome shotgun sequence genome, one window contains:
- the HNRNPD gene encoding heterogeneous nuclear ribonucleoprotein D0 isoform X1 produces MSEEQFGGDGAAAATTAAVGGSAGEQEGAMVAAAQGAAAAAGSGAGTGGGTAAGGTEGGTAESEGAKIDASKNEEDEGHSNSSPRHSEAATAQREEWKMFIGGLSWDTTKKDLKDYFSKFGEVVDCTLKLDPITGRSRGFGFVLFKESESVDKVMDQKEHKLNGKVIDPKRAKAMKTKEPVKKIFVGGLSPDTPEEKIREYFGGFGEVESIELPMDNKTNKRRGFCFITFKEEEPVKKIMEKKYHNVGLSKCEIKVAMSKEQYQQQQQWGSRGGFAGRARGRGGGPSQNWNQGYSNYWNQGYGNYGYNSQGYGGYGGYDYTGYNNYYGYGDYSNQQSGYGKVSRRGGHQNSYKPY; encoded by the exons ATGTCGGAGGAGCAGTTCGGCGGGGacggggcggcggcggcgacaaCGGCGGCAGTAGGCGGCTCGGCGGGCGAGCAGGAGGGAGCCATGGTGGCGGCGGCGCagggggcagcggcggcggcgggaagTGGAGCCGGGACCGGGGGCGGAACCGCGGCTGGAGGCACCGAAGGGGGCACCGCCGAGTCGGAAGGGGCGAAGATCGATGCCAGTAAGAACGAGGAGGATGAAGG CCATTCAAACTCCTCCCCACGACACTCTGAAGCAGCGACGGCACAGCGGGAAGAAtg GAAAATGTTTATAGGAGGCCTTAGCTGGGACACTACAAAGAAAGATCTGAAGGACTACTTCTCCAAATTTGGTGAAGTTGTAGACTGCACTCTGAAGTTAGATCCTATCACAGGGCGATCAAGGGGTTTTGGCTTTGTGCTATTTAAAGAGTCGGAGAGTGTAGATAAG GTCATGGATCAGAAAGAACATAAATTGAATGGGAAGGTGATTGATCCTAAGAGGGCCAAAGCCATGAAAACAAAAGAGcctgttaaaaaaatttttgttggtGGCCTTTCTCCAGATACACCTGAAGAGAAAATAAGGGAGTACTTTGGTGGTTTTGGTGAG gtGGAATCCATAGAGCTCCCTATGGACAACAAGACCAATAAGAGGCGTGGATTCTGCTTTATTACCTTTAAGGAAGAGGAACCAGTGAAGaagataatggaaaagaaataccACAATGTTGGTCTTAGTAAA tgtgAAATAAAAGTAGCCATGTCGAAGGAACAGTATCAGCAACAGCAACAGTGGGGATCTAGAGGAGGATTTGCAGGAAGAGCTCGTGGAAGAGGTGGTG GCCCCAGTCAAAACTGGAACCAGGGATATAGTAACTATTGGAATCAAGGCTATGGCAACTATGGATATAACAGCCAAGGTTACGGTGGTTATGGAGGATATGACTACACTGGTTACAACAACTACTATGGATATGGTGATTATAGCA accaGCAGAGTGGTTATGGGAAAGTATCCAGGCGAGGTGGTCATCAAAATAGCTACAAACCATACTAA
- the HNRNPD gene encoding heterogeneous nuclear ribonucleoprotein D0 isoform X3: protein MSEEQFGGDGAAAATTAAVGGSAGEQEGAMVAAAQGAAAAAGSGAGTGGGTAAGGTEGGTAESEGAKIDASKNEEDEGHSNSSPRHSEAATAQREEWKMFIGGLSWDTTKKDLKDYFSKFGEVVDCTLKLDPITGRSRGFGFVLFKESESVDKVMDQKEHKLNGKVIDPKRAKAMKTKEPVKKIFVGGLSPDTPEEKIREYFGGFGEVESIELPMDNKTNKRRGFCFITFKEEEPVKKIMEKKYHNVGLSKCEIKVAMSKEQYQQQQQWGSRGGFAGRARGRGGDQQSGYGKVSRRGGHQNSYKPY from the exons ATGTCGGAGGAGCAGTTCGGCGGGGacggggcggcggcggcgacaaCGGCGGCAGTAGGCGGCTCGGCGGGCGAGCAGGAGGGAGCCATGGTGGCGGCGGCGCagggggcagcggcggcggcgggaagTGGAGCCGGGACCGGGGGCGGAACCGCGGCTGGAGGCACCGAAGGGGGCACCGCCGAGTCGGAAGGGGCGAAGATCGATGCCAGTAAGAACGAGGAGGATGAAGG CCATTCAAACTCCTCCCCACGACACTCTGAAGCAGCGACGGCACAGCGGGAAGAAtg GAAAATGTTTATAGGAGGCCTTAGCTGGGACACTACAAAGAAAGATCTGAAGGACTACTTCTCCAAATTTGGTGAAGTTGTAGACTGCACTCTGAAGTTAGATCCTATCACAGGGCGATCAAGGGGTTTTGGCTTTGTGCTATTTAAAGAGTCGGAGAGTGTAGATAAG GTCATGGATCAGAAAGAACATAAATTGAATGGGAAGGTGATTGATCCTAAGAGGGCCAAAGCCATGAAAACAAAAGAGcctgttaaaaaaatttttgttggtGGCCTTTCTCCAGATACACCTGAAGAGAAAATAAGGGAGTACTTTGGTGGTTTTGGTGAG gtGGAATCCATAGAGCTCCCTATGGACAACAAGACCAATAAGAGGCGTGGATTCTGCTTTATTACCTTTAAGGAAGAGGAACCAGTGAAGaagataatggaaaagaaataccACAATGTTGGTCTTAGTAAA tgtgAAATAAAAGTAGCCATGTCGAAGGAACAGTATCAGCAACAGCAACAGTGGGGATCTAGAGGAGGATTTGCAGGAAGAGCTCGTGGAAGAGGTGGTG accaGCAGAGTGGTTATGGGAAAGTATCCAGGCGAGGTGGTCATCAAAATAGCTACAAACCATACTAA
- the HNRNPD gene encoding heterogeneous nuclear ribonucleoprotein D0 isoform X2 has protein sequence MSEEQFGGDGAAAATTAAVGGSAGEQEGAMVAAAQGAAAAAGSGAGTGGGTAAGGTEGGTAESEGAKIDASKNEEDEGKMFIGGLSWDTTKKDLKDYFSKFGEVVDCTLKLDPITGRSRGFGFVLFKESESVDKVMDQKEHKLNGKVIDPKRAKAMKTKEPVKKIFVGGLSPDTPEEKIREYFGGFGEVESIELPMDNKTNKRRGFCFITFKEEEPVKKIMEKKYHNVGLSKCEIKVAMSKEQYQQQQQWGSRGGFAGRARGRGGGPSQNWNQGYSNYWNQGYGNYGYNSQGYGGYGGYDYTGYNNYYGYGDYSNQQSGYGKVSRRGGHQNSYKPY, from the exons ATGTCGGAGGAGCAGTTCGGCGGGGacggggcggcggcggcgacaaCGGCGGCAGTAGGCGGCTCGGCGGGCGAGCAGGAGGGAGCCATGGTGGCGGCGGCGCagggggcagcggcggcggcgggaagTGGAGCCGGGACCGGGGGCGGAACCGCGGCTGGAGGCACCGAAGGGGGCACCGCCGAGTCGGAAGGGGCGAAGATCGATGCCAGTAAGAACGAGGAGGATGAAGG GAAAATGTTTATAGGAGGCCTTAGCTGGGACACTACAAAGAAAGATCTGAAGGACTACTTCTCCAAATTTGGTGAAGTTGTAGACTGCACTCTGAAGTTAGATCCTATCACAGGGCGATCAAGGGGTTTTGGCTTTGTGCTATTTAAAGAGTCGGAGAGTGTAGATAAG GTCATGGATCAGAAAGAACATAAATTGAATGGGAAGGTGATTGATCCTAAGAGGGCCAAAGCCATGAAAACAAAAGAGcctgttaaaaaaatttttgttggtGGCCTTTCTCCAGATACACCTGAAGAGAAAATAAGGGAGTACTTTGGTGGTTTTGGTGAG gtGGAATCCATAGAGCTCCCTATGGACAACAAGACCAATAAGAGGCGTGGATTCTGCTTTATTACCTTTAAGGAAGAGGAACCAGTGAAGaagataatggaaaagaaataccACAATGTTGGTCTTAGTAAA tgtgAAATAAAAGTAGCCATGTCGAAGGAACAGTATCAGCAACAGCAACAGTGGGGATCTAGAGGAGGATTTGCAGGAAGAGCTCGTGGAAGAGGTGGTG GCCCCAGTCAAAACTGGAACCAGGGATATAGTAACTATTGGAATCAAGGCTATGGCAACTATGGATATAACAGCCAAGGTTACGGTGGTTATGGAGGATATGACTACACTGGTTACAACAACTACTATGGATATGGTGATTATAGCA accaGCAGAGTGGTTATGGGAAAGTATCCAGGCGAGGTGGTCATCAAAATAGCTACAAACCATACTAA
- the HNRNPD gene encoding heterogeneous nuclear ribonucleoprotein D0 isoform X4 has protein sequence MSEEQFGGDGAAAATTAAVGGSAGEQEGAMVAAAQGAAAAAGSGAGTGGGTAAGGTEGGTAESEGAKIDASKNEEDEGKMFIGGLSWDTTKKDLKDYFSKFGEVVDCTLKLDPITGRSRGFGFVLFKESESVDKVMDQKEHKLNGKVIDPKRAKAMKTKEPVKKIFVGGLSPDTPEEKIREYFGGFGEVESIELPMDNKTNKRRGFCFITFKEEEPVKKIMEKKYHNVGLSKCEIKVAMSKEQYQQQQQWGSRGGFAGRARGRGGDQQSGYGKVSRRGGHQNSYKPY, from the exons ATGTCGGAGGAGCAGTTCGGCGGGGacggggcggcggcggcgacaaCGGCGGCAGTAGGCGGCTCGGCGGGCGAGCAGGAGGGAGCCATGGTGGCGGCGGCGCagggggcagcggcggcggcgggaagTGGAGCCGGGACCGGGGGCGGAACCGCGGCTGGAGGCACCGAAGGGGGCACCGCCGAGTCGGAAGGGGCGAAGATCGATGCCAGTAAGAACGAGGAGGATGAAGG GAAAATGTTTATAGGAGGCCTTAGCTGGGACACTACAAAGAAAGATCTGAAGGACTACTTCTCCAAATTTGGTGAAGTTGTAGACTGCACTCTGAAGTTAGATCCTATCACAGGGCGATCAAGGGGTTTTGGCTTTGTGCTATTTAAAGAGTCGGAGAGTGTAGATAAG GTCATGGATCAGAAAGAACATAAATTGAATGGGAAGGTGATTGATCCTAAGAGGGCCAAAGCCATGAAAACAAAAGAGcctgttaaaaaaatttttgttggtGGCCTTTCTCCAGATACACCTGAAGAGAAAATAAGGGAGTACTTTGGTGGTTTTGGTGAG gtGGAATCCATAGAGCTCCCTATGGACAACAAGACCAATAAGAGGCGTGGATTCTGCTTTATTACCTTTAAGGAAGAGGAACCAGTGAAGaagataatggaaaagaaataccACAATGTTGGTCTTAGTAAA tgtgAAATAAAAGTAGCCATGTCGAAGGAACAGTATCAGCAACAGCAACAGTGGGGATCTAGAGGAGGATTTGCAGGAAGAGCTCGTGGAAGAGGTGGTG accaGCAGAGTGGTTATGGGAAAGTATCCAGGCGAGGTGGTCATCAAAATAGCTACAAACCATACTAA